One genomic region from Frateuria soli encodes:
- a CDS encoding aminopeptidase P N-terminal domain-containing protein, with amino-acid sequence MSIAIAEFARRRRQLMRMAGADAALLVAAAPERMRNADAAWPYRQDSDFHYLTGFPEADAVLALLPGRAHGEAVLFCRERDPAHERWHGEVAGTEGAVGSFGLDDAFPIEDIDDILPGMIEGRARVYCHFGREPDFDAHLLGWMRRLRQLRGGGVVPKEFVALGHLLHDLRLYKSRGELKLMRQAAAIAAEAHVAAMAAALPGRLEYEVEAELLRVMRGRGAVPAFPPIVAGGVNACTMHYLANRAPLKDGDLLLIDAGAEVDCYASDITRTFPVNGRWSREQRALYEVVLAAQQAAIDEVGPGRPFDAAHHAAVRVIAEGLCALGLLKGSADAAIDSGAYKAFFPSKTGHWLGLDVHDVGDYRVDGDARLLEPGMVVTVEPGIYVPPDLRGVAERWRGIGIRIEDDVAVSADGNVVLTEAVPKEPEELARVLGRR; translated from the coding sequence TTGAGCATCGCGATCGCCGAATTCGCGCGCCGTCGGCGCCAGCTGATGCGCATGGCCGGCGCCGACGCGGCGCTGCTGGTCGCCGCCGCGCCCGAGCGCATGCGCAACGCCGATGCCGCCTGGCCGTATCGGCAGGACTCGGACTTCCACTATCTCACGGGCTTTCCGGAAGCCGACGCCGTGCTGGCCCTGCTGCCCGGTCGCGCGCACGGCGAGGCGGTACTGTTCTGCCGCGAGCGCGACCCCGCGCATGAGCGCTGGCACGGCGAGGTGGCCGGCACCGAGGGCGCGGTCGGCAGCTTCGGGCTGGACGATGCGTTCCCGATCGAGGACATCGACGACATCCTGCCGGGCATGATCGAGGGGCGCGCGCGGGTGTACTGCCATTTCGGGCGAGAGCCTGATTTCGATGCGCACCTGCTCGGCTGGATGCGCCGCCTGCGCCAGTTGCGCGGCGGGGGCGTGGTGCCGAAGGAATTCGTGGCGCTGGGGCATCTGCTGCACGACCTCAGGCTCTACAAGTCGCGGGGCGAGCTGAAGCTCATGCGTCAGGCGGCGGCGATCGCCGCCGAGGCACACGTGGCGGCGATGGCGGCCGCGCTGCCTGGACGGCTGGAATACGAAGTCGAGGCCGAACTGCTGCGGGTGATGCGCGGCCGTGGCGCGGTGCCGGCCTTCCCGCCGATCGTCGCCGGCGGGGTCAACGCATGCACCATGCACTACCTGGCCAACCGCGCGCCGCTGAAGGACGGCGATCTGCTGCTGATCGACGCCGGCGCCGAGGTGGACTGCTACGCCTCCGACATCACGCGCACCTTTCCCGTCAACGGGCGCTGGTCGCGCGAGCAGCGCGCCCTGTACGAGGTGGTGCTGGCCGCGCAGCAGGCGGCGATCGACGAGGTGGGACCCGGTCGCCCGTTCGATGCCGCGCACCACGCGGCGGTGCGGGTGATCGCCGAGGGCCTGTGTGCGCTGGGACTGCTCAAGGGCTCGGCCGATGCGGCGATCGACAGTGGCGCGTACAAGGCCTTCTTCCCCTCCAAGACCGGGCACTGGCTGGGGCTGGACGTGCACGACGTGGGCGATTACCGCGTCGATGGCGATGCGCGCCTGCTGGAGCCGGGCATGGTGGTGACGGTGGAACCGGGCATCTACGTACCGCCCGACCTGCGCGGCGTGGCCGAGCGCTGGCGCGGCATCGGCATCCGCATCGAGGACGACGTGGCGGTGAGTGCGGACGGGAACGTGGTGCTCACGGAGGCCGTGCCGAAGGAGCCGGAGGAGCTGGCGCGGGTGTTGGGCAGGCGTTGA